gggATCAttatgacccagggatggaacttgcctctcctgcgactcctgcattgcaggcggatcctttactgatgagccacctgggaagtccacactGTTCCTTATCGGTTGCTATACCCCATATAAAAACCTCTGGATGATACCTAAATATAGATGggagaataaaaatagaaataattttgacCATAAAGATCCCTCAAGTCACCGAGAAACCACGAATAGAAATACCATTTAGGAAAGTGACGAGTTGCAATACGTTAAGAAAAAAGTACACGATTTTCAACTGAACAAACGACACAACCGACACATATTGCAGCAGTTAATgaggtttttaatgttttctttggggtagaaatgttttaaagattaaatgtagGGCCTAAGGGGAGAACCCTTAAGTCTGGTTTGCGATGGTCAGAGTCCTGGGGCAGTTCATCTGCTGGTGCGGTATCTGGTGACCGACTTGGTGGCCTCGGACACGGCGTACTTGCCGAGCTCCCCAGGCAACAGAAGACGCACAGCTGTCTGGATGTCTTCGGTCATGATGGTGCAGCGCCTGTTGCAGTGGGCCAGGCTCCCAGCCTCTTCGGCAATCCGCTCGAACATATCTTTCACAAACGAATCCAAGATGTTCACGGACTCACGGGAAAGACTCAGGCCTGTGTGTACTTGCCTCAGCACCCTAGGGAAATAGGTAGCAAAGCTTGAGAAATTGCCCTGatggccgcggcggcggcggcggcaacgGCGGCCCTTAGCTgtcttctgctttgccttttttgGTTCCGCATCACACGGGTCTGGATTGGAGGGCCCTGCTTTCGCCATCTCCGTATCAGAGGGCTCAGTTTCAGAGGTGCCCATTTCTTTGGTGATCACGTCTTCCTCCGAGTTGTCAGGGGTTGGTTCACACATGGCAGCGCCACCACTCCCCCAGCTCAGCCGGAAGAACAGTGAGGGCGTTGAAGGCCGTTGGCCGAATTTATAGGCCCTGCTTTCCCTGACGTCACAGACACTGTCCATATCTGATTGGATGCAAGGCAGGGAGGCCTGTTACTATGGCAGCCCATGTCACGTGACACCAGACGTCGCACCCACCCCCTTTCCTGCTGCGCCCCTCCCCCACATTTAACCCCTAGTCAGCCaaactcccctggtggctctgactgtaaagtgtctgtctacagtgtgggagacgtgggttcgatccctgggtcgggaagattccatggagaaggaaatagcaacccactcaagtattcttgcctggaaaatcccatggacggaggagcctggtgtccatggggtcgcaaagagtcgggcacgacggagcgactgtactttcactttcagccaaaCTCAGTGAAAGTCACCtaagatgaaaaatgaaataatcagttAGAGCTTCCTGAGAGAGTATGACAGACCTCCATAACTCCAGCTCTTTCAGGCATCAGAGTGACTCAGGTCACTTGGTGGACATTTTACTCCAACACAGAATCTTCTCCTGATTGACCTACAGTGGCATGAGCAGAATGTCCTGGCTTCCTCAGTGGAGTGCTCCTGAAAATCATAGGAGTTAAATGAACAGCTATTATCTCCAGAATTTACCAAAACCAATGATCAGTATGAAAAGAATGACAAAATCCCATTCTCCAAATACAGAACACAAACAGAAATAGGAATACTTTTACACTTACACACTAAAAATATGTAACATTattcaaattataaattattttcttaaacattattTAGGTCCCCCAAATACCACACATACTGGAATTGATTAATGGTTTATAGTGgttatttctcaaaaaatgatCACTCTTATTGCTGAGAAGCCACCAGGGTGagagaaaatgaatacaaaaagagagaaataaaacacctAGAAATAAACATACCTAAGGTGGTGAAAGACCTGtacttagaaaaaataagaacCTGATCAAAGAAAGTGAAGATGCAAACAGAGGGAAAAGTTTACcttgtttatggattggaagaattgatattgTTATAATAAACATGCTATCCAAGGCAATCCACATACTCAGTGCAATTGCTATCAAAATACCAGGGCATTTTCTACATAACTAAAACagacaattttaaattttgtatggaaAGATGAAAGACCCTGAATCGCCAAAACCATCTTAAGGAAGAAGatcagaactggaggaatcaggttcCCTGACTTTGAACTCTATCAGAAAACTACATTAATCCAATCAGTatagtattggcacaaaaacagacatgtggaacagaagagagagcccagaaataaacctatgtgcttatggtcaattaatctataataaaaaagacaagaatatacagtggagagaagacagtttcttcaataagagATGCTGGGATAATTGGATAGCTACATGcaataaagtaaaattagaacattctctaacagcatagacaaaaataaactcaaaatggactaaagacctaaatataatacatatattatgtaggaagtattttaagaaacaaaaacctTTAGATATTTTAATGAGCTGTGTTTCTTTCACATTTGTAAATTCAGAAATTAAGTGAACATAtcagttataaaaaaaattaaaaatacaaaacaattgGGTTTTAAAGAGATAACTGGGACCTCAAAGGCCTCTGATACAGAGGAAATCTaggatggagaagggaaaagcagtcTGATGTTGAAGACTGGAAGGGGGAGTAACACTAGTAATTATTCACTTCAGTTGATGATTGAGGAAATAAGAGAGCCTAATGAGCAATCACCGTGCAACTTGTGGTTCACTGTGAAGGCAAAATAAGGgaaatggcttcacagctgagttAACAATTGCAAGTCTCAACTCATGGATGATGGTGTTGATAGGATAGGCATACCTCATTCAGAAACCTTTTCAACATTACCATTGTTTCTGGATTCACTTATA
This Budorcas taxicolor isolate Tak-1 chromosome X, Takin1.1, whole genome shotgun sequence DNA region includes the following protein-coding sequences:
- the LOC128069970 gene encoding late histone H2B.L4-like; the encoded protein is MCEPTPDNSEEDVITKEMGTSETEPSDTEMAKAGPSNPDPCDAEPKKAKQKTAKGRRCRRRRRGHQGNFSSFATYFPRVLRQVHTGLSLSRESVNILDSFVKDMFERIAEEAGSLAHCNRRCTIMTEDIQTAVRLLLPGELGKYAVSEATKSVTRYRTSR